The Streptomyces sp. NBC_01363 region CATCAGCTCGTGGGCGGCGTTCGTGGTCAGCTCCGGACTGTCGCGGAGCAGCCCCGTCTGGTGCTCGTTCTGCAGCAGGGCGAGCACGGCGTTGCCGATGAGGTGCGTCGTGGTCGCCTGACCGGCATCGATGAGCAGCAGGAAGTTGGCGAAGATCTCGTCGTCGGTGTAATCGGCGTCGCGCAACTGCGCACTGATCACCCGGCTGAAGAGATCATCGGCGGTGCCGTCCCGCCGGGCCCGGGTGCCGCGGTCGAAGGACTCCCGGAGCGCCTCGATGCGTCCGTTCTCCGCGTTGGACTGCGTGAAGAACTCGTGCAGCAGCCCCTGCCAGCTCTCCAGCAACGGTGCCGCGTCGTCGGGAACCCCGGCCAGCTTCGCGATGATGCCGCGGCTGAGCGGCTCCGAGAAGTCATGGATGACGTCCATGCGTCCCTGCGCCACGACCCGGTCGATCAGCTCGTTCGCGAGCGACTCGATGAGCGGCCGCATGTCCCGGACGAAGCGCGGTGTCAGCCCCGGCTTGATGAGGCGTCGCAGAGCGGTGTGACGCGGCGGTTCGTTGAAGAGCATCATGTCGGACAGCGTTTTCGCCAGCAGGCCGACGTTGCCTCGCGACTGCGCGGGAAGGCTCTCATAGAAATCGGATATGCGGGCACCGGAAAGCCGATCGTCCTTGGACAGCTGGACGATTTCCGCATGCCCGAGTATCGCCCACGACTGCATCCATTCGTCCCACTGGACGGGGTTTCTCGCGCGGAGCTCGGCATAGAATGGGTAAGGGTTCGCCGCCCATTCAGAACCGAACAGGTCGAGCAGGCTCGTCGTGCTGGGAGCGGTCATGGTCGATCAGCCTGCCGCCCCGCATCACGACCCGTCAACTACCGTTGGAGAAACACCGTCAGGAGGATGACGGATGTCATGCGTCTTTCATTCCAGACTTAATGACGATGACGCTCTTTCGCGCTGCTGTTAGCGTCGCGGCTGCCGATGGGAATTCTCCATGAATTCTCCCGTGGGAAGGCAGAGTTCATGACGCGATACCTCCTGGCACCATTTCCGCTGCACGGCCATGTGACGCCCATGGTCGCGCTCGCCGCCGAGCTGGCCAGCCGCGGGCACCAGGTCGACGTGGTGATCAGCGCCCCCTTCGCCGAGGTGTTCCGCGAGGTGGGCTGCACGGTTACCGAGATCGCCATCCGCCCCCGCGGGGGAGTTCCGGAGCAGCCGACGTTCGGCCACCGGCTGCGCAGGATCCGCCGGATCGCCGACGTCTTCCGCGAGCAGCGCCGCCTGACCCGGGAACTCGTCGAGGGCTGGCCGGTCTGGGAGCCGGCCGTCGTCGTCGCGGACATCATGGCCATCTGGGGGATCCGCGCCGCCGAGGCGGCCGGCGTTCCCTTCGTCTCCTTCCACGTGACCTACGCCGTGAGTGAGGAAGTGCTGCTCGACGAGGTCCGGCAGCAGCTCGGCCCGCGCGCGGCCGCCCTGGTCCGACGGCTCGGCATCGCCCGCATCCAGCCCGGGCTTCGGCGCCGCGTCACC contains the following coding sequences:
- a CDS encoding cytochrome P450 is translated as MTAPSTTSLLDLFGSEWAANPYPFYAELRARNPVQWDEWMQSWAILGHAEIVQLSKDDRLSGARISDFYESLPAQSRGNVGLLAKTLSDMMLFNEPPRHTALRRLIKPGLTPRFVRDMRPLIESLANELIDRVVAQGRMDVIHDFSEPLSRGIIAKLAGVPDDAAPLLESWQGLLHEFFTQSNAENGRIEALRESFDRGTRARRDGTADDLFSRVISAQLRDADYTDDEIFANFLLLIDAGQATTTHLIGNAVLALLQNEHQTGLLRDSPELTTNAAHELMRYDSSVQFTTRIALADIEVAGQLIRRGQSVTLVLGSGNRDPRRYADPDTLDITRRAADHLSFGHGIHYCLGASLALAEIDVAIRALLRRVDDWAPAASEPDWLDSINFRFLKSLPITFEPRD